One Seriola aureovittata isolate HTS-2021-v1 ecotype China chromosome 3, ASM2101889v1, whole genome shotgun sequence genomic window, CTAGAGCTTAAAGGAACTGAGAGAGTGAATTTTACATTTCCTGACAAAAACAGTAgctcaagcagaaaaaaagggtcatggatggagagagggttacatgtgtgtgtatgtctgtacacactgggggggggggcatgtacTGACATGGTGGTTGGGCGCTGGATGCTCCAGTAAGGTGACCCATTTACAcagaacaccccccccccccccagaacacacacacttacacacttacacttacacatGCCTCTGCACACTCCTGAACACACTCGCACCTCACCCGCCGGAGACTGGAGGATGCTTTGGCCCCATTTCATACAGTAATGTGTTTCAAGAGTTGTGGGAGATGAGGCAggaggtggtgtgtgtatgtgtgtgtgcgtggcggGGGTTAAGAGAGATGTagcaacagcagagaagaagataCGGGATTAAAGGATACAAgtagaggaaacaaaaaaaaaagggaaacaaattGAGGACACAGCAGATGTACAGTAGGTAAGATGTATGTGGGGAGAACACACCAGGTGTCCCTTTggatcaaaataaatgaaaagagaatGTGGTACCttgttaaagtgtgtgtctgtgagcatGTCTCCATCCCCACTAATCTAGTACAGCCATTGACTCTGTGTCCCACCATGACATTCAGCAGAAAGGTCAACTCCTTGCTGGTATGTACGAGATAACAGGCCAGACACATCTATAGTCCtccacagaaaaacagtgagATAATACAAGATATCACCGCACAAAGGAAGAGGTGACGAACCTGAGTTTATTATGCATCCTTATCATTCATGTATGAATATCTGATTGGCATCCACTGTGAATAGGTGGCTCGCATGGAGCAATCAGCGCACTGGGAATTAACTCATTCACAACTTCAGAGgactcagagaaaacaagagagtgAGTAGAACTTAATAGAGGATATATAATATCACCATCTagtggagaaaataaataacagcagatTTTTCTTCACAGTTCACTGGACAGAATATTTCCACCCATCAGTAAACTATACTACAGCAGGGATTTCAGCTCTAAATATGTTACAGTCTGTCATCAGTCAGTATCTCAAAATTGTCTATATTGCTATAAAAGTGTAATATGTGCAGTGCGGGGGCGAGGCTCATCTGAGTACATtgtgacaacagcagcacagctaGCGcacatttttaagaaaagaaaagcaaacgtAGTATGATAGGTCTACTACACATTGTGGTCTCCTGATCTGAAGATCTGATTTGTGCACAAGAGCCATCATCTAAAAGTATAATTTTCTCTTTCAGTGGGCTTTTCTTTACAGGGCTGAACAGTAAGTACTCTTATGTGACAGCTGTCCTTCAAAAATGCTGCTTCCAAGATGAGTGAAAGCAAACATCCACATACAAGACTACTCTGCACAGCTACATCCTCACACCATACAACCTGATCCTCTGCAGTGGGTGATGTTTGCAAATTAAGTGCAGAAAGCAAAAGGAATAATGGAGAATTATTTATGAGCGAGCAGGTATCAGTTCATTGCCTTGTTCAAGATCTGGTGATGATCGACACTCAATTTCCAGGTATGAAAGGCTTTCTAGGGATGAGCAATGAAAGTTTATAGAGCCACAATTGTAAAGGGGAAAAATTGCAACCAAGAGTGGCTACATGATTTAAGAGCATTCAACTTAAATAAATTAAGAATCGCTGACATCTAACATTGAAGCATCTAAAGCAAACAtctaaagcaaaaaaaacacaaaacttgcATCACAAACTGGGGCATAAAGTTTAAAAGAAGTCATCACTTACCAGGAAGTGGGAGACTAACAAAAGATGGTTTTGAGTTGCACTAAGGCAAACGAAGGATCTAGAGACGGCTCTTTCACCGCTCAACCTAGCGTAAACAGCATGGTGGATCGTAACCgtagatgtgcttccagccTCCAGTTTGccccttttttcccccaaatttcTATGTGGGGAAACCATGttgaacaaaaatattaatcagtatttttacatagtttaaaacaaacacacacacaacatttaaatcTTGACCCATGTTAAGCACTACAGACTCAGGATCTCTCTTTGCAGTGTTGCTCAGGACTAAAGCTGAGACCAGAACTGACCCAACCCAACAAaactttttgtttaatttcattcattGCTGACAGTTAGCTCGCAAGGCTAAATCAACACATAGGCTACACTCTCTTTCCGTCTTCTGGGCACTAGCCTACTCACTGAGCATTGCATATCCATTTGAGACAATATATGACATGCAAAGATGCAGATGACTGGCAGTGTCAGAGAGATGATTCCCATTTGAAGATAAGCAGAGCCTGAAGTTTTATGCATCAGACAGCAAAAATAATTCTGACTTAATGGGAGTGAACTACATCGCTGGAGTACCGCTTGgaagagttcaacattttgggaaatatatttattcactGTCTTGTATAAAGTTAAACAGGAAATCGACACTTTTCatgcttagcttagcattgcATTGCTTAGCTTATACTGGAAACGGAGGAGCCGTTTGAATGAAAGAAATCCACCTACTAGTAACTcttaacattttgtttgttaaatccatacaaaaaccaaagagcaaaaacaacaagctgtgGATTAAACAAGTGAGATAAAACGTGTTAACGACTGAGTTTTGGATGTGCTGGgagcagattttgtttttctttagcaAGATTAGCTGTTTCCAAAGTAACCAGAGAGAATAACCATGACATTAAGGTTTTTGTGAACTTGATcttcagtattttttaatggaacttttgtttttatacaacCAGAGGTTTAAAAAGCTATTGATCAGCCTCTGATCACATTCATCTCTAAAAGACAAACACTCCAACTTCAGCagaaatgatttactttgtggTGGAAAGACTTCAGCATCACTGCACAATTGGTAACGGGGTAGTGTAATGGGTACTACAGTaggggaagagaggaaaacactTGGCTGCTGTGctgaatatgtaaatgtaatcaaCCATCCAAAGATCATCATATGATCTGTCAGTGGAGCATGAGGTTTGGTGCTGCTGTAGGTCTTCATCAGCtagagagagaaatgcaaacagTGGTTTAGACAGCTGTATTTATTATTCAGACATTTAGAATAATTATTCATCATATATCAGGTAACACAGTGTGGAGCTGCACAGGAtgaagtggaaagaaaaaaaaaagtgttatcaATCAGTCCTGGTTCTGATTCATGTGACAGCAATACAGTAAGTCATGTGAACACAACCGATAAATGCATTCAAATGTGTTCAATCATAATGATCTAGTGCACACTATAAATGCTTTCTGAGGCCTGAgcacatttaaattcatgtgAAGAATTCAAACTGGACCTCAGTGGGTGCCATCTCTAGTGAAACAGCGTAATAGCACTGTTGTTAGACCCTAACAGCAAACCATGTCAAGGTGGAGAGTGTGTACACACGTTAATCGTGAAAGTCAACACATCAATATTGCAGTGTCTGAACATGCAGATAATCTCTGTTTGTTCTGGTGATGAGGCAGACCACAGGAGGCAGATACacgctttgctttgctttgctgtaCGACACCACTTCAAGGATTGACTATGTTAATGCCACTGACTGATATGCCTAAGATGCTATGATACTGATGGAGAACgcactgatgttttcatgacattctcAGCAGTTATAACATGGGAGATAATGAAGCACTTGGGCATATTAAACAGCTCTGCAGAGCGTTCTTTCGAATTTCAAGATAACTCCCAGTTACACTATTAGAGCAATCTCTATTAAAGCCTCTCGCCataaagggaaaaaacagattcaaataaatcattaaattcatAATGTAAGGCAGTCTGAGCAGAGCATCTGTCTACTTTGCATAATTTTGCTGCATTTTAATagctgtaaaaaacaaaacaaaaaaaaacaaaaaaaacatagcatGCCATTCTTTTAGCCTACTTTATTAATTGGTACAACAGTTGACTATCTAATAATATTTCATATGATGGGTAGATTACACGTGTATAAAAACTATAGTGACACTGTGCCTGTGTTATTGCTGCCGCCTGTCTTGTATCTACTGCATGTTCATTGTAAGTGGAACTTGTGTCGTCATTCGGCCGTTAAGTGTCGCTTTTCagcaataaaaaaggaaattaaaattttaaaaacacacaacaaaaaaaccctgaaTTAAAAGTTCAATCAAAGAATTATCTACATGACCTAATTGGTAGTAGTAATATTATGTGAAAACAGTTcaaaaggaaacattttttacatgcCTTTGCTGTcttaaatatatgaaaaactGTTCCCTTAATCAGATTAACTATCAAATGTAACAAATAATCATTGTATCAATCATACTCGTCAATAATAATCTATGTGTCTttgaagcaaaataaaaaactagCTAAATTTCAAGAGAAATCTAATTGATAATCAATACTACACATAGCTGACCTTGGATCAGATTTCTACTCCCTTCCTCGCTTTCACTAATGGAGCTGGTGGTTACAGTCTGATCCCAGGTCGGTGTTCTCTGCGTGCCGCCAGCCGGTGACCACGTGTCTCTGTCCGGCCTGCCAGCGGACCATGTGGAGCAGCAAGATGGCGGCGCGGTGGAGGGGGAAAGACGGGGATTTAAATGCCGACAACAGCGACTTTCTGCTCAGCAACACCCATAATGAGGTACCGGTTTCCTCACTTTAGCTGGTTTTGCATCGAAATAACCGCACGCGGGCAGGTTCCGGTGGTTTAATAGGAAGTGCTTCGCCGGCGCGTAAGGCCACATGTGCCGAGAGCGACACGTGGCTTAAACAGGCTAGTAGTACTACTGAGGCGGTGAGCAGGGTGGTGGCTCATCTGACCCATTAGCCTGCTATTTGGACCATGTCGGCACGGAAACAGCTTAATGATTAGTTAATGCATATCGTTAGTTTTCCGTTCATGTCGAACACCACCGCTTTTATAAAGATTAAGCATGTGAAAGCTGACGGGGAAACCGGTTAGTTTTCTCGGGAGTACGAGATGTTCCGATACGGCTGCACCGTCACCACTCCTGCTATCTACTCTGTACACTTCACTTCTTTTTATATGATTCAGTACTGCTCACTTTACCCTCTTCTTTTGCTGTCTCAAGCTTAATCTTAAATTGTCTCCTGACTGGCAACAGCATAAACTGTCTTGCTGCAATTTAAAAACCCCAAAATGTCCAGTTACAGCAGAACAGGCAGTCAGAGCTCTGGATCCTACTTCCCAGAGCTGGTGTTGAGGTTGTGACCCGCCTTTAAGGCCTCTTGTCCCCTCAGTCTGCTACTGCCCTGCAAACTTCTGGTCTAATAAAACTTTACAAACTCACTGACAGACTGATTTTAGACTGAGGCCTCACTCTGCAAACATTTTGTAGAGAAAATCTTGGCACTTCGACAGTGTCActcttcctgctgctctttATATATACAGACGTTCCTATGGGTTCATATTAAGGAATTAACACACTGAAacagttgtgtttattttatcaaatgttCAGTTgtttaaatacaaacagaaCTACtacaattaatcgattaattgatcagagactattttgataatcaaatatttgtcattttcaagctaaaaaatcaaacatttgctgtttctcaaatgtcaggatttgatacttttctttgtcttacatGATAGTAATATAATGTTTAGATTTTGGATTGTTGGTCAGACAAGACATgacatctgaagacatcaccatGGGCAGGCGTCTTTTgctattttctcacattttatagataaaatgaataatcgtgaaacaaacagatgataatgaaaatcatcGTTACCTGGCGACAGGTATACAGCAAACATCAATACCACACACCTTAGTATTTATAGCTGAAGCTCTTCTGCAGTGCTTGTCCCCACAGGCCTTTAACATACACAAAACTCAACAATAAAATGTGCATAGAAACAATTATAAAATAACCATAAAACCTTAACAGTGCACTGGTGTTACAGTATTGCAGTTGCAGATTTATGTTCAGATAGGTCTGCAGCTGTTTAAAGTGTGGTAGGGCTGAAAGGAGAAGTGGATTGATGGAAAAttcaaatcaattaatcatttaagtccctttttaagcaaaaatgccaaaagttCACTGGTTCcaaaactgaatatctttgggatTTGGACTGTCAGTATGACGAACCATGACATTTAGATATGTCAGCTCGGGCTTTATGAGATTTTGATCTGTATTTTTACTGTCTTTGGGCAGGCCATTGACCAAATGCCttatcaagaaaataaagaagaaaaatcattagctgcagtaaggttttattctttttttttaatcctgtttttaaccattttatCTTGTAGTTAGATAGAGTGCTTTCTACAAAAGTATATGTAGTGTAGCTCATTGGCAGCGTCTGAAACATGGATTAAGCCTCAGCTTTCCCTCGATGTTTTTTCATGGCTGTATTTTCGGTTTTGTCAGAACAGGCAGCTCTTCCTGTTTATGCTGAGAAAGTTAATTTTGAGTTTAATGCCTCCTGTGCCTCAGTTCCTGTTCACACCCAGAGGAAGGAGAGTATTGTAAAATTGCAGGAGGTAGAAATAGTCCGGATTGGTGTGCGtgcacatttacacaacatGGGATTAATATAGTTTTTCTGCTTGTCTGTGTTCCTGCAGTTGGTCCTGAGCAGAGGTGATGTTGAAGGTGTGAACATGGACGCACAGTCCTGTACCGATCACTCCATCTTGGCCATTTTTGAGGACTCCACAGTCGCATCAGAGGTCAGTGTTCAAGCTTATGAATCTGAATGATTGCACACCATCACACTCAAAAGCTATTGTGAGGAGCATCCCTGCAAGTGTCTACATCTCAGACATTTATTACATCCTTTTGCATGTCTCCGTGTCTGTGATCGTACGGTTTGTGACACTTGTGGTCGGCTCTACTTCACGGCCCAAAATATTTGAGTTGTAGGATTtgacagatgaatcaataaatgTGGACACTGCTGTGTCTTTTCAGGGTAAGAGTGGagtggaggaagagagtgagaccCTGCTGTCGGCCCTGTCTGAGATGCTCGACAGTGTGGAGGATGACGACGGGTCTCCCTTTGATGTTCTACCAGACACTAAGTTCCTGAACCACCCACAGTGCAGGGACAACTCAGTGGTGGGTTCatacactgcagcagcaaacaaaaCGGCTTATCTGCTGACTTCACATGTTCATTCATGTTCATTACACTGAAAAGATACAACAACTTATTGAATGTGCCTGGTGAAAGCCATTTTGCTGTATGATAACGTCCATAGATATGAGTCACATGCACTTTAACAAACTGCACGTGCTGAATTGAGTTGAAAAAGTGAAGTTCTTTCAAAATGTGTAGTtccattattcatttttctgcttCCCAAAGATTAAACACTGAAGATCTGAACcattctttccttttctctttagGCAATTTCACTTAGTGACAGACTGAGGCCAAGACCCAAATCACCAAATGTAACATTCACTATAAAGAGGgatgaagagaaggaaaaggacaACAGAAGCGAGAGAGGCAGCCTCCCACAGCTGTTCACACAACAAACTCAAACATTGTTTCAATCCAAAACTAAGAAAGCAGAGAATGAAGTCGAAGTCTTCACCTCGACTTCTCTCGTCAACCTGGTCCGGCTCATGCACTCCTACTGTCTGGAGCTGCatgtggaggagggagatgaaCCGGGGAAAAACCACACATTATTCTCCCAGGAGGAGGTGTGGAGGTATGAGAGGCCCACCGAAGAGAGCGATGAAGAGATAAATGTCGTATCTGATGATGAGGAACCTGTGAAAAAGACAAagggggaagaagagggagatgaAAAAAGAGATGATGGTAAACTCCTGAAGAGTGTGTTGCTGAATGGAAACTGCCCCAGAGCACCACcatgcagagagaagaaaagagtgaGCTTTGGCCCCGTTCAAGTGGCTTCATTTAACCAATCAGTGAAAAAGGCACTGAACGAGAAAAATCTAACAAGTGAGACTGTGCCAGCTCCACTGACCAGCACAAAGGCACTTGGAAACCCAGCTGGGTCAGCACTTGAACCCCAGACAACACCGTCCTCAGGAATGAACAGCAACTTGTCTGATGCTCTGCCGTCTAAAGGTGAGACAAAGGTCAAATCACTCAGCCTCCAACAGTACAGACAGCTGCGCCAGAAGAGACAGCCCCTGGTGGAGAAACAGGGGAACTACACAACCAAGTGGCCCTCTGTTTCGGAGCCCCCCAAGGAGTTGCCCCCCATCCTCTGTTCACAGGGACATAGACAAAATAGCTGCGAACCAAAGACAGCACACCCCTGTTCAAACCATACCGGAGTCAGTACTGATCATCTCCATAAGCCTGGTTCCAAGACTGCATCCCATCGTGCCTCTCCACCACAGAGGCCTAGTCCCTCAAAGGCAAAATCATCCACTCATCTACGCTGCAGCGGACTGAAGCGCCCAAGAACCGAATCCAAAACCATCTCACCTGCTTGTCCTCTGCCAGACGTCACTACTAACCCAAGCGTGAATGCGCCTGAAAGCAAAAACAGTCCAGTAAAGAAGCTGACGTTGCTTAGTAGCGATCCCCCAAATCCTGTCCTCGTCCCCCTGCCACTCAGCCAAACAACGTCACCGTCCACCGCCCACTCCTCATCAAAGTCTAAAGTGGAGTTCATCAGCATAGACTCCAACCTCCAGAGCACCACCCACTCAGAAGATATCCAACATGAATCCTCAGCAGCATCTCCTCAAAGACAGACATCCTCCTCCGAGCCAAAGCCCCACGTGGTGTCAGTAAACCAGGACGGCGCCGCCCTGCttcaggaaatgaaaaacaagtttaCCGAGATAGCGTCAGATGTCTACTCTAGATCTCCCACACTTTGTCCTGCCCCAACACGACCTGAATCTGCCTCAGAGTACAATAAACCACAGCCACAAAAATACAGTGCGAGCCCAACAGAAGGAACCGAGCTGGAACCAAAGCTTCCTCAGTCAGCAGGTCCGGATCCAGTGGGGCGTATAAAGTGTCCCTCCTCAACGCCATGCTCTACTCAGCCACCTTCTCCCGTAGATGCTCCAGAGGTTCCCCCAAGTATATGTTCTCCGCAGGAACCACCACCCTCTCTTCAGGTTGGCTGTGGAGGGCAGACTGCGACATCTGACTCTGGTAAAACATAGAGATGTAAAATCTGACATAATAAAGGCAGTGAAGCTGATTTATTGAGTTAATGTTACTCTTGTTGTTCCACTTCAGGGATTGAAGCCCCTGATCTGACCAGCCTGCTGGAACAGTTTGAGGAAACACAAGGTGAGTGCTGAGACTCCTGGTACACTGTTAATTTGGATGTGGACATCTGGTCTTTGTATAACCTCTTTTTAttcttcctgctgcagccaaaGAGGAGAGAGTCAGCGATCGCGACCTCATCAGTGCTGCTCCACCTTCAAACCCACAAACAGACGGACACATGGCGCTGGACAGAAATCAGCCCGCAGGATCAGAAAAGACCTGCGGATTACCGCCGACCCCGTCCTCTGTGGAACCGGTCGAACGTTTAGGCATTTCAGAATCAGCCGGGACTCTGAAAACCCTCAGGGAGCCCGTGGACATCCCCGAGCCCCTGGGCACTGAAATCATCCTCAGCACTCAGCAAGAGCAGCCTGCAAGACGCAAAAATCCCCCATCCAAGGCCATTCAGATCATCGACCCCCGGCCTCTACCGTCCAAGAAGACTCACATCAGCCCTTCAGAGCCCCCCGCTGCTCACACCTCTCCTCACATGTTCTCATCTGTATCCTGCGATCACGATTACTGTGGGCCTGTGGATCATTCACTTACAAGTGCTACTGAGCGTAGCAGAGCTAAGCCGTCTTTACTCAAGGATTTTTCTAAACTTACTAATGAATTTCAAGTGGCTTCTCTCGActcaagtgctgctgctgaacggAAAACACAGACCTCGACAGGACATACAAAGTCTGAGTCGCAGCATCACTCGGAGCAACCCAGGACCAGATCAGAGACGAACCCACCCGCGGACAAAGCTCTGCAGCTTTCGGGCTGCCGTGCTGCCACAGGAGATGTTGGTGGAAGCGAGGACAAAACAGCCCCCTGCACTCTCCCCACACCTCCACCCAGCCCTCCTGTCAGGGGGAGGCAGAAGAGGAGATACCGGAGGGGATCCCCTCATTCTgactccagctccagctctcgttgctcctcctcttcgtcttcctcctccagctctgcgtCTCGCTCTCCAAAAAGACAGAAGTAATTATCTTCTGTTCAACATGCTCAGTATTACTCTCCATTTGTCCTCTTTGTGCATCAGTCCCGATTCTCAATTTGTCCGTCTTGCAGGCTCCATCGCAGGCGTTCAGAGAGCAGCTCGTGTTCATCGTCCCCCTGTCGCTCTATTTCCCGCTCCCCACCTCGGCGCTACAGGCTGTCCTACTCCAGATCGAGATGCAGCAGGTCAAGATCCAGATCTTGGTCCCAGTCCAGGTCTCCATCCAGATCCCGATCACCATCCCCACGGATTTGCCAAAGGCAGTGGACAGATGTTTACAGGTTAGTTAATGTTGGGGTTCTTTTGGGggaatttgataaaaaaaagatgatcaAATGTAggtgtttgtttaaatgtcagtttcCCTTGCGTCTCTCTTTGGCTTTAATGGGTTTAAGAGTGTAACCTCAGTCTCTCTATTTTTCCCATCTTTGTGactacagcagcagagagtccAGGAAGCTCAGGAGGGAGCACGAGATAAGGATTCAGAAACTTAAAGCCATAGTGAGTAAAAAGATCACGACGTGTCAGCTGATGTTGTTGTGGCTTTTTCAAGATGAGTAATGAGCGGTGAGTAATTGTAAAAATCCTCTCAAACAGGATGAGCGCAGGGTGGTGTACGTCGGACGCATCCGCAGTTCTATGACACACGATGAACTGAGAGAGCGCTTCACTCAGTTCGGAGATGTTGAGTGTGTGTCGCTGCACTTCAGAGACAGAGGGTACGTATGTAGcattgaaaatatgtttttttgttttgtatttatggttcacttgtgtgttttttttgtttgtttgtttgtttgttttcttacattatTTATCACGATATCAGTATTGACATTCTGCACCTTTGGTTCCCATAGCGACCACTACGGCTTTGTCACTTTCTACAACATGGAAGATGCTTTCGCTGCTATTGATAATGGCGGAAAACTACGGAAGCCTGATGAGCTGCCGTTTGACATCTGCTTCGGTGGTAGACGACAGTTCTGCAATTCAAACTACTCTGATCTAGGTGAGACTGACAAACCACAAACAATGTATATCACTATGCTGAAGGAAACATTTCCCCTCATTTGAGACAGGTGAGACCACTTTGCAAACCTGTTGAAGCCCTGTCACAGTGATCTTTGCAAGCTGCACCAGAGGAACCGTAATATAATTCCTGGTGCATGAAGTGAAGCAGTGCTGCACTGGCTTCGCATTCTTCATGTCACTTTTCTATCCCCTCCATACTGCACATGCAGCGTCAAGGACCAAATAAACACCTTTAAATAGCTTTCAGTGTAATTCAGTCCACATCAGCAAAACCGCAAAGTATCACCTCAGAACGTATCATGGAGTTGAGTAGGGCCGCCACTAACGACTATCTTCCTATCGATTAATCTTTCGTCTATTTTCCAGATTACACCGGCCTCTCAGgctgcagacaaacagctgaaaacataGCTTTTCTAGATGCTTGTTGAACATATGGTTTGATAAAGTACTTGCTGGTCTTGTACTttttattacacacacagcaaagtTCAGTAGTAGTCGTCGTCAACTTGAGTAATCTTCGAGTTGTCTTTACTTCACCTGGTtttgtgtccactgcagcctctaATCGTGTGGTGGTCAGTGTTGACACTGTTGATGGCATCAGTCAGTTCAATCGATTTACGGATGCATCAATGAACAATATTAATGTTGACGATGTTTTCAGTGCCATCATCATTGAGGCTTAATCGCGGCAGTCCTAGAGTTGAACACTTCCTCATTCTAATGTTGAAGTCACTGAATGTAACACTGAGCCTGTAAATGTCGCTCTCTTCCTCAGATGCGAACAGAGATGCAGACCCGCCTCCTCCCAAGAGCAGGTTTGAGGACCTGGACTTTGATTCGTTGCTGAAACAGGCCCAGAGAGGATTAAAGAGGTAGCAGAGCGCCGACCTTGATGTGGCAACCACAGagttttttatttacttcacaAACCTCAGAGCTTTTTGCTCACACTTATGTAGCAAACCTTTGTAtgttagtgggttttttttttttttcatgttttcactgtacTATGcatgcagtttttatgtgtgcagtaaatatgaatgaatatgtaGCACTCTCAAATTGAAAACATGTTATTAATGGAACTGTTAAAAGATTTTTGTTGCATTCCATAACACTGATAAAGTTttgtatatgtaaaaaaaataaataaatgctgatCATTGCGATGAACTGACAGCTGCAAGTAAACACAAGtgtatttggtttattttgagtgaaatgttcaCGGCAGACGTTTTGACATGTCATTGAAGGAAGagcacaggtgtaactgatCACTCATTAACTGTCCCTGTGAGCCAGTGGGGGCTGAGGAACTAGGACACCTGCTTGGAGTGCAACCATGATTAATTAGTTATTGGTCAAACCTGTTTTTGACAAACCGTCCCCGTCCACTGCTGCACCAGGTCTGACCTACAAGCCGGTTCTGCTTTAAGCTCTGTATCTTGTTAGTCTCATCCGGTTTGTCTTCTGGAAGTCCCTGGGCTTTTGCTGTCTTAGAATCTGAAAACATCAAGCCAGTTTGGTCTGTAGGCCCCCAATCTTAAAGTCAGTCTcatacattatttttcttttatctgaactgtctgtctgtctgtctctctctctctctctctctctctctctctctctcactctctctctctctctctctctctctctctctctctccgactCTTTGTAGgctgtttttatctgctgtCTTCAGATCTTCAGCAGCCTCATTCCCATCCCTTACAGAGTCAGCAACTTCATTAATGCTCACCACATCATGTGCTGTGGAAGTTTAAAGACCGTCCTGTAAGACATCAAAGCTGTGACATAAAATGTGGATTTTAATAGAGCATATCCAacatttcaacatatttttctGCCTCGGATAACTTTGTTAGGTTATGTTTTAACTTCCCTACTCTCTCAATAGACCTTTCTTGTGGCATACTTAATGAATTGTTGGTGTAACCAATAACATTAATTGCACTCCAATTAAAGTGTTCCACTTCCAGGGCCCTATTATTTCTCTAACCAGACATAAAAGTTATTAGATCACTGAGGGTTTTGAGTAGGAGCCACTTTATCATATA contains:
- the LOC130164733 gene encoding peroxisome proliferator-activated receptor gamma coactivator-related protein 1-like isoform X2; amino-acid sequence: MWSSKMAARWRGKDGDLNADNSDFLLSNTHNELVLSRGDVEGVNMDAQSCTDHSILAIFEDSTVASEGKSGVEEESETLLSALSEMLDSVEDDDGSPFDVLPDTKFLNHPQCRDNSVAISLSDRLRPRPKSPNVTFTIKRDEEKEKDNRSERGSLPQLFTQQTQTLFQSKTKKAENEVEVFTSTSLVNLVRLMHSYCLELHVEEGDEPGKNHTLFSQEEVWRYERPTEESDEEINVVSDDEEPVKKTKGEEEGDEKRDDGKLLKSVLLNGNCPRAPPCREKKRVSFGPVQVASFNQSVKKALNEKNLTSETVPAPLTSTKALGNPAGSALEPQTTPSSGMNSNLSDALPSKGETKVKSLSLQQYRQLRQKRQPLVEKQGNYTTKWPSVSEPPKELPPILCSQGHRQNSCEPKTAHPCSNHTGVSTDHLHKPGSKTASHRASPPQRPSPSKAKSSTHLRCSGLKRPRTESKTISPACPLPDVTTNPSVNAPESKNSPVKKLTLLSSDPPNPVLVPLPLSQTTSPSTAHSSSKSKVEFISIDSNLQSTTHSEDIQHESSAASPQRQTSSSEPKPHVVSVNQDGAALLQEMKNKFTEIASDVYSRSPTLCPAPTRPESASEYNKPQPQKYSASPTEGTELEPKLPQSAGPDPVGRIKCPSSTPCSTQPPSPVDAPEVPPSICSPQEPPPSLQVGCGGQTATSDSGIEAPDLTSLLEQFEETQAKEERVSDRDLISAAPPSNPQTDGHMALDRNQPAGSEKTCGLPPTPSSVEPVERLGISESAGTLKTLREPVDIPEPLGTEIILSTQQEQPARRKNPPSKAIQIIDPRPLPSKKTHISPSEPPAAHTSPHMFSSVSCDHDYCGPVDHSLTSATERSRAKPSLLKDFSKLTNEFQVASLDSSAAAERKTQTSTGHTKSESQHHSEQPRTRSETNPPADKALQLSGCRAATGDVGGSEDKTAPCTLPTPPPSPPVRGRQKRRYRRGSPHSDSSSSSRCSSSSSSSSSSASRSPKRQKLHRRRSESSSCSSSPCRSISRSPPRRYRLSYSRSRCSRSRSRSWSQSRSPSRSRSPSPRICQRQWTDVYSRESRKLRREHEIRIQKLKAIDERRVVYVGRIRSSMTHDELRERFTQFGDVECVSLHFRDRGDHYGFVTFYNMEDAFAAIDNGGKLRKPDELPFDICFGGRRQFCNSNYSDLDANRDADPPPPKSRFEDLDFDSLLKQAQRGLKR